GACGAGTTCGACCAGATCCGCAGGGGGGCCCGCCCGTTCCAGGGCGTCGAGCCGTTCGGTCACGATCTGTTCGATGTACGGCTTCAGCCGCCGGATCCGGCGCAGGGTGAATCCCGGGGTCAGCTTCTGGCGGAGCCGCGTGTGCTCAGGCGGGTCGTAGTCCATCAGGTTCCCGACCAGCTCACGCGGCCGGAAGTTGCCTCTTCCGCCGATCTCGTCCCGTTCGTTCCAGCGGCGCCGGGTGCTGAACCGCCGGTGATCGCCGAGCACCTGCCGCACGACGGTGTACCCCGTGGCCAGCCAGGTGGTCTCCGCGTCCGCTCCTGATCCGATGGTGATCCTCGTCAGCGTTCCGGCGGCGCGCAGTTCGTCCGCCGGATCCAGGTCCTGCCGCCGAGTATGGAGGGGCCGCGCGCCGTCACCACTCAACGGGAAGCTCCTCCACGGCGAAGGGGGCCGGCTTCCCCGGTTTGAACCGCAGGTCCTCTGCCGGGACCGCCAGCCGCAGCGACGGGAACCGGCGGACCAACGCCGGCAACGCCACTTGCGCCTGGAGCCTGGCCAGCGGTGCCCCGAGGCAGAAGTGGACGCCGTGCCCGAACGCGAGGTGTTCGGGGTTGCCCCGGGTGAGGTCGAAGCGGTCCTCGCGCGCACGATTGCCCGCCAGGATCGAGCAGGTCAGGACATCACCGGCGTGGATGTCCCGTCCGGCCAGGCGCGTGTCGACCAGTGCGGTCCGGGGAGAGGGGGTCTCGACGATCGACGCGTAGCGGAACACCTCCTCGGCCGCGCTGTCCGCGAGCTCCGGACGCTCGCGCAGCAGCGCCATCTGGTCGGGGTGGGTCACGAGGAGGAGCACCGCGATCGCCAGCTGCGAGGCCATCTGCTCGACCGCCCCGATCATGATCCCCTCGACGAGCCCCGCCAGCTCCTCGTCGGTGACCTCGCCTCCGTGCTCGCGCACGATGCCGCCGATCATCCCGGTGCCGGGATCGAGGCGTTCGCGAGCCGCCAGTTTCCTGGCGTAGTCGACGATGCCCAGGCCCGACACGTTCCGCTGCCTGGGGACTCGGCTCTCCCGGCTGTCCCGGAACATCCTCGACAGCTCGGCCTGGTCGTCACGGGGGACGCCGAGGAAGTCGCAGGCGATCAGCGCCGGGATGGGCCAGGCGGCGTTCCTGACGAAGTCGACCGGCGACCCCATGCTCTCCAGATCGGCCAAGCAGTCCTCGACGGTCTCTTCGACGACAGGCCGCAGGCTCTCGATCCGCCGGGCGGTGTTCGCCCTGGTCACGGTCCTGCGCAACCGGGTGTGATCGGGCGCGTCGTACGACTGCAGGATTCCCGGCAGCCAGGCGCGCTCCGCCTCGTCCTCGACCGGGCGCATCGAGCTGAACCGGTTGGCGTCGGCGAGAATCTCTCTGATCTCGCCATATCCGGTGACGAGCCACTGCTTGTGGCCGTCCAGCCCCGGCTCGGTGTCGTACTCGTGCAGCGGCCCGTCCTCTTGCAGGTCGAAGAGCGCCGGCACGGGATCGAGCCTCAGCCGCTGATGCGGCAGCGGAACCACCATGATTCTCCTCAGCTTCCGGCGTTACCAGTCGAGCAGCAGTGCTTTCACGTCGAACGGCGGCGGCCCCAATCTGATCTCTTGTTCGGGCTCGGCCAGCCGGAGTGCGGGGAAGCGGCGTGCCAGAGCCGGGATCGCCGACCGGAAGATGAGCTCGGCCAGGGGTCTGCCAAGACAGTGATGGATGCCGTGCCCGAACGCGACATTCGGCGCTCTGTCGCGGGTGAGGTCGAACTGATCGTCCGGGCCGGGGAAGTGCCGCCGGTTCGCTCCCAGCAACGAGCACGTGACGGTGTCGCCGGCCTTGACGATGCGGTCACCGATGCGCACGTCCTCCAGCGCGATCCGCGGAGTGAGCTTCTCGTCGATGGTGAGATAGCGCACCATCTCCTCCAGCCAGTCAGGCACGACGTCCGGCTTGTCCCGAAGCAGCGCGAACTGCTCGGGGACCTCGGCCATCAGCCACGCGCCCGCCGCGAGGAAACGAGCCACCTGGTCACCGCCCGCGCCCATGACGAACGCGGCCAGCCCCGTCAGCTCCGCGTCGGTGATCTCGTCACCGTGTTCGCGCACCACGACGCTGAGCATGTCGTCGCCGGGATCACGGCGCGTGCGAGCCACGACCTGGCCCATGTAGGTCATGAACTTGTTCCCGGCGGCTCCGCGTCTGCTGGCCGCCCGCTGGGACCGGCTGGCGTGCAGGCTGCGTGACAGCTCCGCCTGATCATCACGTGGAATGCCGAGGAAGTCGCAGGTCGCCGTCGTCGCGATGGACCACCCGAAATGCGGGACGAAGTCCAGCGGGCCACCGATGGACTCGATGGCGTCCAGGCAGTCCTCGACGACCTGATCGACCTGCGGGCGGAACCGCTCCATCCGCCGGACGGTGAACGCGGGCGAGACCACCCGGCGCAGTCGCGTGTGCTCCGGCGGGTCGTACTGGGTGATGAAGCCGGGAAAGACGATTCCGGCCGCGGTCCCGCCGTAGAGCAACCTGGAGCTGAACTTGTCCGAGCCCAGCACCTGCCGGACCTCGTCGAACCCGGTGGCGAGCCACGCGGTCCGCCCTCCAGGGCCTTCCTCGGCGCCCAGCTCGGTCATCGGGCCCTCGGCCATGAAGGACCGCAGCTGTGGCACCGGATCGAACCGGTCCCTCCAGTGCAGCTCCCCGGGCAGGACGACGTTGAGCTCCTCGAACACTTCCACGTCACAGGTCCTTCCGCCTCAACGGTGGTCTCAGGCCGGTCGGACGGGCGCTGGGCCCGTCCAACCGTCCACATCAAGCGGCTGGACACCCTCGCTCAGGCGCCGGCTTCCGCGATGAGACTCTTCGGCCGGATGTCCGTCCAGTTCTCCTCGACGTAGGCGAGGCATTCCTGGCGGGTGGCCACGCCGTGGACGCGGGTCCAGCCAGGCGGCACCTCCGCGAACGAGGGCCAGAGCGAGTGCTGTCCTTCGTCGTTGACGAGCACGAGGAAGGAGCCGTCTTCGTTCTCGAACGGGTTGGTCATCGCTGTGTCCTTTCACCGTCCGGCCGGGGCCGGAGTTTCTCGGCGACGACGGCCCCGATCCGGGCCAGCGCCGCGGGCTGCAGCATCTGCATGTGGTCGATCTCGATCTCGTGAGGCTCGACGGTTCCGGTGGTGAGGGGTCGCCAGCTGGCGATGGCGTCCGCGACGGGCAGATGGGAGGGGCGGTTCACTGTGGCGACGAAGAGCAGGATGTCGCAGCCGAAGCTGCGGGAGGTGTGCAGCGGCCCGACCCGGGCGAGGTGCTCCATGACCTCGTCCAGGCGCTTCCTGGCGCCGGCCTCCGTGGCCACCGCGGCGGCGAGCTGCGCCTGCTGCTCCTGCTGCCTGTCGAAGTCCGCGGCCTCCTGATCGGCCGCGTCGCCGCGCGGGCGCCGGAGCCTGCCCACGTCGGTGGGATAGGCGTCGAGCAGGGCGAGCAGGCCGACCTGCTCCCCTTGCTCCTCCAGCACCCTGGCCATCTCCTGCGCGATCCGCCCGCCCAGTGACCACCCGAGGAGGTGGTACGGCCCGGTCGGCTGCACGGCGCGGATCTGCTCGACGTAATCGGCCGCCATCTCCTCGACGCCGGCCGCCAGCGGCTCCGTACGAGCCAGGCCGCGCGCCTGCACGCCGTAGACCGGCTGGTTGGGGGGCAGGCTCCGCAGCAGGGGCGCGTAGTTCCAGCTCAGCCCTCCGCTCGCATGGACGCAGTACAGCGGCGGACGGTTACCGCCGGCTCGCAGCGGCAGCAGCACCTCGAAGTCGCCCGTGCCGGTCTTCACCGAGCCGCTCGATCCCCGCCGCTCGCCGACGACGACCAGGGTGCCCCCGGCTGTCCAGCGGGCGAGCAGGCCCGTGGGCAGCATGCGCCGCCCCGTGGCCCCGAAGGGGCAGGCCAGGGTCCGGTCGCCCGGCTCCGCGTCCACCGCCGCGCCGGTGAGGTAGAGCTCGCCGACGGCGACGGCGGGGCGCAGCCGGTCGTCGAGCACGAGCGCGCCGAGCGGACCGCCCTCGGCCAGGTCGGCGGCCACCGGGGGCACGGCCTCGGACCACTTCGCCGGCGCCTCGGCCGGACGTTCGCGTTCGGCGTCGTCCAGCAGGACGTCCAGGTCGCTGACGCGCCGCTGGGGATCCTCCGCCACCTGCTCCAGGAAGCTGACCAGCCGCCGTGCCAGCGACTCGGCCGTGGCCTGATCGAAGAGGTCGGCGGCATAGTGGAGGGTGCCCTCGATGCCGTCCTCGTCGCGGCGCTCGGTGAGCCTGAACGCCAGATCCAGCTCGATGGCCTCCGGCCCGACAGGTTCGACGCTGGTGCGCAGGGCGGGCAGCTCCGTCGCGTCCCACGCGCCGAGGTCCTCCTCGTGCACCTCCAACCCCACCTGGAACACGGGATGGCGGGAGAGCGAGACCGGCAGGTCGAGCAGCTCGACGATCCTGGCGAAGGGCACGTCCAGGTGCTGGCGCGCGGACCGGATCGCCTCCTGCGCCCGGGTGACGACCTCCAGGAAGGTGGGGTCGCCCGAGAGGTCCGTGCGCAGGGCGAGCGGCCGGGCGAAGGGCCCGATCATCGGCTCCAGGTCGATGAGGTCGTCGTCCCGTGGCAGCTTCGTGCCGATCACCAGGTCGTGGCCCGCCCCGAGCCTGGTCAGCAGCATGGCGAGCGCGGCATGCACGATCTGGAACGGGTGCGCGCCGATCGGGTCCACCGCCTCCACCAGCCTGGCGTGCGGGCCGGCGTCCAGTCGCAACGACACCGTGCCGGCCCGCCGCGACGCGACGGCCGACCGGGGGCGGTCGAACGGGAGCACCGTCTCCCCGTGGATGCCCGCCAGATTGTCGCGCCAGAACACCAGCTGCTCGTTGATCAGGCCGTCCGCATCGCGCTCGCCTTCGAGCAGGCGCCGCTCCCAGATCGCGTAGTCGGCGAACTGCAGTGTCAGGGGCGCCCGCTCCGGTGCCCGGCCGGCACGCCGCGCGCCGTACGCCGCCGACAGGTCCCGGAGGAACACATCCAGCGACTCGTCATCGGCGAGGATCCGGTGCACCATCAGGTGCAGGACGTGTTCCCCGTCGGAGAGCCGGAACAGGTCACCGCGCCACGGCACCTCCCGGGTGAGGTCGAAGACCGACTCCCGCAGCTCGGTGAGCAGCCCGGGCAGGCTCTCCTCGGTGGCGGGAACCGGCGTCAGGTCAACCGGCGAGGCGTCGTGTACGTGCTGGTGAACGCTCTGCGCGTGGCCGGGGAAGGTCGTCCGGAGAATCTCGTGCCGCGCCGCGACGTCGCCGAGCGCCGCCTCCAGCGCGGGCACGTCCAGCCGGCCGCGCAAGCGCAGCGCGACCGAGACGTGCAGGCCGGCGGCCTCCCCGGGACTCGCCAGCAGCCAGGCGCTGAGCTGCTGGGCGGTGAGCGGTACCCGGCCCGGCCGTTCGGCGGGCTCCAGCGCGGGGCGTGACTTCGCGGCCAGCGCCCGGGCGACACCCGCGGGGGTGGCCGCGGAGAACAGCTGCCGGATGGGCAGGTCCGCACCGAGCTCCTCACGGATCCGCGCGATGAGCCGCATGGCCAGTGCCGAACTGCCGCCGAGATCATGGAAGGCGTCGTCGACGCCCACCCGGTCGACGCCGAGGATCTCGGCGAAGAGCGCGCACAGCACCTTCTCGGTCTCGCTCTCCTGTGCCCTGTCCGGCGCACGTCCCACGAGATCGGGGGCGGGCAGAGCCAGGCGATCCACCTTGCCGTTGGGCGTGACAGGCAGCGCGGGCAGGGCGACGACCGCCAGGGGAACCATGTACGCGGGCAGGACCAGGGCCATCTCCCGCCGGATCTCCGCCGGCCCCGCATCGGTTCCGTCGGAGATGAAGTAGCCGACCAGGCGCTTCTCGCCCGGCTGGTCCTCCCGCGCCACGACGACCGCCTCGACCACGCCGCGCTGGGCCGCCAGCACGGCCTCCACCTCGCCGAGCTCCACCCGGTAGCCGCGGATCTTCACCTGGTCGTCGGTGCGGCCGAGGAACACCACCTCGCCGTCGCGGTTCCAGCGCGCCAGGTCGCCGGTGCGGTACATGCGCTCACCAGGAGAAGGGTCCACGGAGGCCGGAACGGCCACGAACCGCTCTGCCGTCAGGCCCGGCCCGCCGAGATACCCGCGGGCCAGCCCGGTGCCCGCGATGTACAGCTCGCCCGCCACCCCCGGCGCGACCGGGCGCAGGAAGGCGTCCAGGATGTAGATCCTGCGGTTGGTCATGGGACGGCCGATCGGCAGCTCCCGCCCGACCTCCTCGCCGGGCTCGATCGGCTTCCACGTCGCGCACAGGGTGGTCTCGGTCGGTCCGTACGTGTTGCGCACCCGCAGGCCGGGCACGGCCCGCCGCAGGTGCTCCACGGACTGCGCCGGAACCACGTCACCACCGGTCCCGACCTCGACCAGGCCCGCGAAACACTCCGGGGACGACTCCGCGAGGGCCCGGAAGGTACCGGCGGTGAGATGGACGAAGGTCACGCCCCGTTCGACGGCCTGTCTCATCCCGA
The nucleotide sequence above comes from Nonomuraea gerenzanensis. Encoded proteins:
- a CDS encoding cytochrome P450, which translates into the protein MVVPLPHQRLRLDPVPALFDLQEDGPLHEYDTEPGLDGHKQWLVTGYGEIREILADANRFSSMRPVEDEAERAWLPGILQSYDAPDHTRLRRTVTRANTARRIESLRPVVEETVEDCLADLESMGSPVDFVRNAAWPIPALIACDFLGVPRDDQAELSRMFRDSRESRVPRQRNVSGLGIVDYARKLAARERLDPGTGMIGGIVREHGGEVTDEELAGLVEGIMIGAVEQMASQLAIAVLLLVTHPDQMALLRERPELADSAAEEVFRYASIVETPSPRTALVDTRLAGRDIHAGDVLTCSILAGNRAREDRFDLTRGNPEHLAFGHGVHFCLGAPLARLQAQVALPALVRRFPSLRLAVPAEDLRFKPGKPAPFAVEELPVEW
- a CDS encoding cytochrome P450; this encodes MEVFEELNVVLPGELHWRDRFDPVPQLRSFMAEGPMTELGAEEGPGGRTAWLATGFDEVRQVLGSDKFSSRLLYGGTAAGIVFPGFITQYDPPEHTRLRRVVSPAFTVRRMERFRPQVDQVVEDCLDAIESIGGPLDFVPHFGWSIATTATCDFLGIPRDDQAELSRSLHASRSQRAASRRGAAGNKFMTYMGQVVARTRRDPGDDMLSVVVREHGDEITDAELTGLAAFVMGAGGDQVARFLAAGAWLMAEVPEQFALLRDKPDVVPDWLEEMVRYLTIDEKLTPRIALEDVRIGDRIVKAGDTVTCSLLGANRRHFPGPDDQFDLTRDRAPNVAFGHGIHHCLGRPLAELIFRSAIPALARRFPALRLAEPEQEIRLGPPPFDVKALLLDW
- a CDS encoding MbtH family protein, with translation MTNPFENEDGSFLVLVNDEGQHSLWPSFAEVPPGWTRVHGVATRQECLAYVEENWTDIRPKSLIAEAGA
- a CDS encoding non-ribosomal peptide synthetase is translated as MTIDDTRAKPRSSVEDVWPLSPLQEGMLYHTALDDDGPDTYTVQTVYGIDGPLDAGRLRASWQALVDRHAALRAYFRYVSGAQMVQVIAREAEIPWRETDLHGLPDDLLDSEVDRLAADELAERLPLDAAPLMKLHLIRLGPASHRLVHTLHHVLLDGWSMPILHRELAAIYAAGGDASGLPAAVSYRDYLAWLGRQDKEAARAAWRQELAGLDTPTLVAPADPARVPDMGTAVIELSAELTDGLARLARGHGLTLNTVVQGAWAMVLAQLAGRTDVVFGATASGRPAELAGVESMVGQLLGTLPVRVRLEGGRRVVELLAELQRSQSALMAHQHLGLQEMQAAVGPGAVFDTLVIYENFPRQGLGRAEEDGGLDLRPVRRGRNSSHYPFTLITGPGAQMPLILDYDRGLFDEAAAESVVGALARVLERLVAEPDVLVGRLTLLSEAERALVVEDWNATAGPTPGQSVLDLFGRRVATAPDAVAITDAGGADLTYAEVDQAANRLARHLAARGIGRGDRVGVVMDRSPDLLIAFLASWKAGAAYVPVDVEHPAERIEFVLADSGVSAVLCTRATREVAPADAIVIDAPETRAAIDAGAATAPQIRLSADDLAYVMYTSGSTGLPKGVGVPHGAVAGLAGDEGWRIGPGDAVLMHATHVFDPSLYAMWVPLAMGGRVVLTEPGVLDALGMRQAVERGVTFVHLTAGTFRALAESSPECFAGLVEVGTGGDVVPAQSVEHLRRAVPGLRVRNTYGPTETTLCATWKPIEPGEEVGRELPIGRPMTNRRIYILDAFLRPVAPGVAGELYIAGTGLARGYLGGPGLTAERFVAVPASVDPSPGERMYRTGDLARWNRDGEVVFLGRTDDQVKIRGYRVELGEVEAVLAAQRGVVEAVVVAREDQPGEKRLVGYFISDGTDAGPAEIRREMALVLPAYMVPLAVVALPALPVTPNGKVDRLALPAPDLVGRAPDRAQESETEKVLCALFAEILGVDRVGVDDAFHDLGGSSALAMRLIARIREELGADLPIRQLFSAATPAGVARALAAKSRPALEPAERPGRVPLTAQQLSAWLLASPGEAAGLHVSVALRLRGRLDVPALEAALGDVAARHEILRTTFPGHAQSVHQHVHDASPVDLTPVPATEESLPGLLTELRESVFDLTREVPWRGDLFRLSDGEHVLHLMVHRILADDESLDVFLRDLSAAYGARRAGRAPERAPLTLQFADYAIWERRLLEGERDADGLINEQLVFWRDNLAGIHGETVLPFDRPRSAVASRRAGTVSLRLDAGPHARLVEAVDPIGAHPFQIVHAALAMLLTRLGAGHDLVIGTKLPRDDDLIDLEPMIGPFARPLALRTDLSGDPTFLEVVTRAQEAIRSARQHLDVPFARIVELLDLPVSLSRHPVFQVGLEVHEEDLGAWDATELPALRTSVEPVGPEAIELDLAFRLTERRDEDGIEGTLHYAADLFDQATAESLARRLVSFLEQVAEDPQRRVSDLDVLLDDAERERPAEAPAKWSEAVPPVAADLAEGGPLGALVLDDRLRPAVAVGELYLTGAAVDAEPGDRTLACPFGATGRRMLPTGLLARWTAGGTLVVVGERRGSSGSVKTGTGDFEVLLPLRAGGNRPPLYCVHASGGLSWNYAPLLRSLPPNQPVYGVQARGLARTEPLAAGVEEMAADYVEQIRAVQPTGPYHLLGWSLGGRIAQEMARVLEEQGEQVGLLALLDAYPTDVGRLRRPRGDAADQEAADFDRQQEQQAQLAAAVATEAGARKRLDEVMEHLARVGPLHTSRSFGCDILLFVATVNRPSHLPVADAIASWRPLTTGTVEPHEIEIDHMQMLQPAALARIGAVVAEKLRPRPDGERTQR